The genomic region TCAATGAATGTTTAAACTATGATAGGAATTATCTgggagaaaataaaaatgcaatcccTTTAGTGGATGCTTAATGCTGTGTTATTTACTTACAAGCCATTAAAAGCTTCAGCTGCTGATTTCTACACATTTAACCTCTAGtaaagggacaagacatttttctccaggcttgttGGCAACCATAGCAGGAACTCATGACAGCAACAGCGTGTAAGCTAAGTAGTTGAAGTCAAGTTGTGAGGCATGGGTAGTTCTGTAGAAGCATACCAAACTGTGTCACTAGAAAGCATAGATGAAATTATGATTACACTGGGTAGAAAGGCATCTTTGAGAGACCAAGTTGTTTTAGATTTCtagtcttgctttttaaaaatggaaaattaccCATAGATTAAATGTGAGATCAGGTATAATGATAGATACAAAGGGCTCTTAGCAACATGTATTGCAACTGCTGTGGTAACTGGAAAATTATGATGTCATTGCAGAATGGAATTTTTTAACATCACCATGGTACTTTGGGAGAGGAAGCCTGGGTTGTGTTTGTGCAGTGCGAGTTTGCTTCAAAGTAAGACAGCTGATTTCAGTTACTCTACTTGGGGCAGATGGGGAAGTAGAGGCTTCTACCTTGAAAATCAATATTGATGTCCATAGTCTTCCTGTAACTAAATCTGCTATGGTAAGAAATTCTAGCACATTCTTGTGTTTCAGGCTGAGCACAAAGTATAGCATTTTTGAGATTCTGAGGCGATCTTGAAGCATCTTCATTATTTGTAGCATTTGTATCCATTTCCACATGACCGATGAGCCAAaggtaaaagtttaaaaaatcgtagggcatgaacacatgaagctgtctagTACTGTGACCAAACAtttgtctatcaaggtcagtatcatCTTCTCtgactggctctccagggtctttggCAGAGAGGACTTCCACATCACCCTTCTCATGTCAGTTGGAAAAGCcggggattgaatttgggactttccacatgcaacacacacacactctattcCAGAGCCTCAACATGTCTTCTTGATCAACCAAAGCCTAACATTTTTACACCCTGTCAAAATGAAGCATTCTCACTGGGGGCTTTTATGTCCAATTCTTATTTTTCAAGATTGTTTCCATAGCCCTTACTGTGTCCTTAGTAGTCACTTTCTACTGATTTTtattatgaaataaaaaaaaattggctgatAAGTTGGACAAAGAAATTTTTTTAATACATTTggaaaaaataattcattttactTCAAACAAGGGCCCTTGCAACTCTCTGACAAAGATTCACCATATGCCTGGTTCCTGTCTCTAGAGACGTCTGTTGGTTGTTGCatccagtgacaaagggaggggaaactgcgcccgggacatgaactgcccatgtgCCTCCCTCCCGCCCACTCCCTGACACGCCACACCACGCCCTGacatgccccgccccacccctgacaTGCCCCAGTCCTCAACATGTAACTGCAATGGCACCACCCGGGGCAagccgccctggatgtccccattgcagctctgcctctggttgCATCTGTTCTCAACTCTGGGGTTTTCTTCCTTCTGATCTTTTGCAGGAAACACCCAGAGATCCCCATTCATCATCTGATTTCTCTAACTTTGAGACAGAGTCTGTGCATCACACAGACAAGGAGATTCAAGCAGATCTAGATCACACCAGTAACTTGGAGGAGTCTGAATTCTCTTATCAAGGCGGAATTTCAGAGTTCAAGGAAATGCAGGCAGGGATTGAATTTGCTGTGCAGATCACTCCTCTCAAAAACACCAAAAAGCACAGGGAAAAGATGGTAAGCAGCAATGAAATGAAAGCAGCATGCAGGACAGAGGTTGCCATGTTTGCTTTGGGAGCAGAACACTGAAGTACCGTATCGGGTTTAACTGCACGGTTGGTCTGTGGAAActttctcaggaaaaaaaacctattaTGTTCCATGTTCCACTAGCATAGTGAGTGAGGGCTCTAAACTGTGTCCACGTAAGCCACAAATGAATCCATAAATCTTTAAGGGACCACAACGCTCTATTTTTGTCTTTCCTGAAATAGACACACACCACCAATTGCTCTGGAACGGTTGAGCTAGATGACCTCACATGCGATCATGGGGCAGCATTATTTTGTCCCTGTACAGCTGCAGGTTACCTCCATTTTCGATGGAGTTTCCATTACTCCTAGTTCCAGAAGCTGACtaaaatataaacacaaacaaataacCATCTTATAATGTCTTTGATGGACATTTCCCCCCACAGTTCACATTAGTTTTATTTGTTCCAGCTGTGGGATAGGAAGGGCTCATTTTGGAGTTCCATTTTGATTTCAGTATGGCTAACaatatgaaagaaataaaatggataaGACATGCATTAACAATATCCAATGAAAAACAGCCAGCAACGTCAAATTTATTAAAAACTGCCAAGCGCCTCTTGGGGAGGATTCCAAAACAATGTAAAGAAGATTCTTGAAAACCACTTAAAATGAAGGTCCATAGAACAAGGCTAGATATGGTGGAATGAAGCTCAATTTTTGGTGGCCTTTTTGTTTCAGGATCCTGCAAGGGACACCCCAGCCTCTTCCTACATTCCAGATGATGTGATGGAAACTTTAAACAATAAGAATCCAGCAGACCGGCTAGCAGTCACCACCCAAAGAGGAACCAGCGGTTTGTTGCCTGAAACATCCTCTAGGATGGCTGAGATCAGCAGTTTGGAGGGAATGGGTCAACTGCCGATTAGACAGATCACAGCAGTTGACGTTGACTTAGAGAAGATAAAGTTGGATGGTGCCATGACCAGGATGAGGTACAGGcatgaagaaaatgaaaagaagcGACGgcatgaggaaaaaatggaacgGATACGTCATCAGGCAATTTCTCAATCAGTAAGTAAGGGAAACCTAATGGACAACTACAGTTTAGTACAAACAGAAGCCAAAGTCAGCActaaacacacaaagctgcctcatactgtGCCAGACCTTTTGATTATTAAGGTCTGTGCTGTTTCCTCCTCTTGGTAGCATCTCTCTAGGGTTTCAGGTCAAAGTGTTTCACATCACCCACCACTAcctgatccttctaactggagatgccaaagactgaacctaggaccttcgCAAATCAGACAATCTTGCACTGAGCCGTGACTTTTCCCCTAGCCAGACTAACCTGTAGCCTCTTTGATGACGATGGTTATAAAGCAGTTATTAGCTAGTTATGGGCACACCTAAATACAATATCCCTATAACCTAAggctgcttatttttttttctgcttcagcTGACATGGTTTCCTCTACATAATCCTAGGAATACCAGTTTTGATTTGATATTGAGAATCCTCCACTAGTCATGCTTAACAACTCCTTCACAGAACAACAGTTTCCAGGAGTATATGACTGCTAAACCATATACTGTGAAGCTGCTACATCTGAAATTACTTATGGGCCATTTGAAGCAGCCTTTTGATTTTTGAAAACTAGGAAACTGACAGCTTGAAACTGTCAGAGGTAGCTGATGCTGGAGAAGACCAAAAACTCTCAGTACCTATTGAGGCTGTAATTTGTGGTTATTGCTACTGCTTATTTGTCTATATATCTAATGCCCATGCATaccccatctgtggatatttaaatctgcagaTAGCAGGCACACTTACCCCAAATTTGGGGTACtcctcaagtttgcagaaaaaaattgaaaagttaATGAAAGGGGGATTACATTTTTCTGCATCACAGACAGCATACTTACTATGGTTCTGGTCTCTGTGGTGAAGACCTGGAGGCTGGAAGTAGCAGCAGTCATTGGGAGTAACTCCAGGCCTGACTGCAGACCCAGCACAGTCTGGAAGATACTCAGCCGCAGAAGTGGCAGCTGCTGGAGTTGCCTGGTGAGAGAGCAGAGCTGTTGAAGGAAGGCCTTTCTCACCCAGAGCAATCCAAGTGAACTGCTGACAGTGggtctggggaggtggggaggcggggaggcggggggcgggggagggggaaagagacagATACCTGGAgttggggcagggagagcagaaaGTTAGTGGTGGGGCaaggagggcagaaagagagagagagagatggggtaggTGGGCAGAAAAGAGAAGGAGATGAAGTAgggtggcagaaagagagagaaaaggagttgTAAAATCTCCTGTGATTAAACAAAAACTAAATTAGTGAAGTGCAGTGCTAAAGAAAACTGTCTGCACTGCCTCTTGAAGATCAAAAGTAATGCAAGGGACTTCCTTGGGGTAGTTGTTGCATAATTGTTAGGCTGCCACCGAAAAGGCCTTCTCTCATATGCCTAACAGAAGAGTTTCTttaattggtgggacagtcaaGAGAGCTCCTTTCTGTGATCTTAACTCCCAGGCAGAGatatatgggagaagatggttccTTAGATACTCCAGTCCCAAGTCATGTtgggctttaaaggacaaaaacAATGCCTGAAATTGGGCTTGGAAGCAGACTGGGAGGCAGTGTGATTGCTGTAGTACTGGGATCACATGCTCCCAATAACTGGCCCTGACCAGCAGTCTAGCTGCAGCGTTTTGCCTTAGGTACAActtctgaacacttttcagtTGTAGGCCCACGTACCcatgtcttgtcaggattaaatATCAGCTTGTTCActctcatccagcccattactgacCCCAAGTACCAGTTCAGCTAAAGCACTGGCATAATTCTCACTCCCAAGCAAGCATTTAGTATGCCCCTTAACTGCTTAGCCAGTCCCCTTCTGGCAGCTTTTTTCAGCCAATAAGAGCAAGAGTGGAGAACACAGGTGGTAGGTCTCACCTATTTAAGGATATTGTCGTCATCTTTGAGGTCCACAAGCAGAAAGTATCCATTTAAATCGGACAAATGGATGCCAAAGGTACATCATATCCACATTGGCATATAAACCAGAGCAGATGTGGGTGATTTTGTTTGCAGAGTGAGTAGCAAATTGATCACAGCGGGATGTTGAGTGGTCAGTTTCAGTTCCTTGGGATTGTTATGTAGAAGTCCCCTAACGACATGAAAGCTCGGCTGGTTGATTATGTACAGATGTAATGGTGCTTGTGATAACACACAAAGAATGCAGCTGGAGAAAAAAGAATGTTGTTGAAGAAATGTGagcagagcgggggagggggggctgtccAGACCCAATTCTGATAATTTAATGTCAGCCTGCAGTGCTGAACCCAATTGCCTGACATGAAAAAATGCCACAGTCCAGTAACTGAACCTGTCAGGAAAGAAATATTCATTTGGTTTTTAGGGGATTTTGCATTTCATAAAATCATGAAGTTGGAAGAGAAtgcaagggccatcgagtccaaccccctgccaagcaggaactCACAATGAAAGCACATCCAgtcttttgtttaaaaacctccaaagaaggagactccatcacccttCCAGGCAATATATTCCACCGTCAGACAGCCCTTACCATGAGGAAGTTCTTACTAATGtctaggtggaacctcttttcctataccttgaacccactacttcttgccctagtctctggagcagcagaaaacaagctgctccctcttcagcatggcatcccttcaaatatttaaacatggctatcatgttatcccataaccttctcttctccagacgaaacatacACAGCTCCTTAAGTCACtgttcatagggcatggaattcagaccttttaccattttggtcaccctcctctggacctgtcccaccttgtcaatgtcctttttgaattgtggtgcccagaattggcACAGAATTCCaagtgaagtctgaccaatgcagaatagagtgatgCTACAATaatttcccttgatctagacattatactctttTTTGATGATGGTTAAAGGAGACGGTTTAGTGTGGGGTTTTTATGTTGGCTTTTAATATTTATACAATTGTGGACCCATGAGacttatgggggggaggggaaggatctcaTCCTATCTGTTTGCATGCTGACCCCACGTGTGGCTGCTTGCCACATTTGCTATTAATGAGCCTAGTGCTTCTCCAGGCCTCCATAGCTTGCCTCCAAGGCCACCTATGGCAGAGGGGTCATCCAGGATCTGGTCCCTGGTTGGTCTCGTTGTGCAGTGACTCCCAGTTGTATGGTAGTCACAATTGCCAGGCTGGATTGAGTGGTGTGGATATGCCTTTGGTAGTTGCTGCCAGCCCTATTTCTCCTTCAAGCACATGGCAGTTTGACAGGATCCTTTCCAAGGTTGTTTTGGTATCTAAATCCCCCTTTGGTCCAGAGAACATCCAAGTAGTCCTGACAAAAGCATGGCAGTGGATTGATGCCTTTGGGGAGCCATCAGAGAGTCTCTTGCCCGCTCTCTGGCTattggccatgcaggcacacTCTGTTTAAAACTATATCAATGTTTGGTAATGTACAGTTTGCCTCTTGCAGAATAGTTTTTTTTGCTGCCCTCCTTCGGAATGGTTAGCGTCACAAGAATGCCAACAGTTCTCCCTGTATGTAGGAATCACACTTCATGTATGTTTCACTGAGGGACAAAGAGGTTAGGGTAGTTCTAATGCAAGGTGAAatattgtggggggaagggcagggggaaaaTACATGGGAGAACATATTGTGAGCTTACTTAACCTCCCTTCTAATCCCACCAAACACTTCTGTTTTGCGCAGATTGCCCAAATACCTTCTTGTTTCACTAGAATTTAGTCCCGCTTTGGTCATTCACTAGAATTTAGTCCCGCTTTGGTCAAAAGGTGCTGGATTTTCATAAGAAAATCCTGGATTGAAACAGAGGTTTGAATGTATTTGAATTTGTACGATACCTCCCAAAGTATTGTTCAAGTGTGCACCATATTGCAATCATGCTGCAGCTAAGCAAATATGTGtctggtcagtgcctggctggGAGACTCACTGGGAACTGCAAATCCCCTGAGTACTATGATGAGAGAAACGGGGTTACAAAAGTCAATAAATAACTTTACCACGACCCAAAACCACAGAATTGAATGCGTCCTTAAGTTGATAGAAATGAACAAATGTTGAGCCCATTCAGCTTCCTCTGGACTCTGGATCAAACAGAGCAACCGCTTTCTTAACAAACAcatcatttcctttcctttcccccctttcccctgcagaTTGGACAAGAACTGCATGAACTACTCCAGCCCCAGAACCAGTATGCactaatttttttctgcttcatCTTTATCCATATCATTTATACAGTCAGGGAGCTGGCTTTCTATTTTATTACAAAGCACCACCTACTCTGCTGTGTCATTGTGCTGTATTTCATTTTCAAGAAGACTGTCCTGGGTTGCAGAAATAAGAAGAAATAGCCAAGAAATAACAACagacagcaaagaagaaaaaaacagataaaaattAGCTTCCTGAAGTCTCCTATTTCCTAGACCTgtctccttttcttccctcttATCTATTTCTTTCTTACAATCTGCACAGTGAAAGCACAAGTTTAGATGTGGCTGTCTAAGGGTCTGGCTGATCCCTCTTTTGAATGCTGCTGTTAAATGACGATTGTCATTATTCTTTTGCAAGCTTCTCTGCTGCAGCTGGCCATGTGAGCCTGTCACGGTAATAAAATGACCAgagatctggaaaaaaaagattatgtttttttttaaatgtataaacaTTTGAATTGGCATTCGTGTGAGTCAGAACACTGGGTCATatatgggaacaggaaaataggcttgaatattatatttgatataaaagaataagggatctatataaactgaaaatcaaggagtctctcagTAAAAGTAACTAGTCAGCAAgttacaaagcagggaagatcttatcatatcattaaggaatttataacatcccaGTACAGGACTAAAGACATGAGACAGAGCATGTCTTACTGACCTAAAGGCATCCTCAGCTAGATAAGAGAGACTAAattaataaacacagaaatgaagatgtcaaaggttagagataaatctgatgagataattaaaatatgtttttcagtattttaatgaactctgaaatgatagtgaaatatatgaaagatACGCATAGGATGTATTCTAGGGAAACCACATATCATAAATAATTGTTGcaatcattttcacctttttagtaaataagatGTATGTAAAATCATGTTATCCTGGAGAAGTTTCTCTTTGGGCATAatcctcttcaggaatgttggaaactggttataTTGATTGAAGTCAGGAAGGCTggaatcaaggatgtaggtaaggggggttcccgggttcaaccccaaCCATTACATGTCTGAATCTCCTAAGCTCCACCCCACCATCCCTGCGTGCCCCCTGGCCCCCCTGCGActgggctcccagttggcagTCCCTCTTGCCCTCCCCTCAGGAGAGAAAAAACTGAtgtccccgacctcagagagctgagGGGTGGAGCTCAGggatgtggccacacctccccaagccccgcccctggcctcagtgcttataaaagcagctctccgaggctggagatggcagtctcttgtggtctccccagaggggaggacagaagggactgctggctgggtaTAAGAGAGGTATTtggttgggtgtgactctctcagagagagagagcaagagagcacCCTGTGAtagatttttttctcttaaaacctGAGTCTTGGGTATTCTTTTCTTCACCCATCTTTTAAATTGTAACTGAGCAGGACTAGATAGAAATTCTCACCCCTAGATCTACTCTGGTTGGCAACAGCTCAGAGATCCTACGCAGAGGAATGTCTTCCCAGCATCTCTCCCTGAGATCCTTTAGgtgaagatgccagggactgagtAAGGAGTCGTGTTCCATCCAGTGCTCCATCAtagggttgacaacctccagggGGCAGCAAAAACCCAGAATACTCTGCACCAAGTTAGCTTAAAGTACTGATCTACTATGTATTGTATATAAGTAGAAATATATAAATCCTCAAAGGCAAATTTACAAGGCAACTATGTTTACATATAAGGCAAAACAAATATAGGATGTATATTCTCTATAAAGCAATTTCTTATGAACAAACCACTAAGTCGCAGTTCTCTTACATTTCTATGAAAGTGGTAAGGGAGAGGTTGCGGAAAGGCTTTGGTAATCCTGTTTATATGTGTATTTCTAGTAGATAAGTTCATATCTCCGCAATACCTTTGGCTTTTTGGGATGTAAGTAGACATCACTAGAAGTGAAAGGGTTTTGTGTCTGCTAGAAGCAGAAAGAGTCTGCCATGGGGGAAAAGGTCAGGTTGCTACAGCGGGCCATATTCCCCCTCACTGCAATCTTCCACTTCATGAAGTATGCCATCCATTGGGGCTTCTCCTGAGAGAACCTTTCTGTGGCTGTGCTGGAGCAGTCAGTATTTTATTTGGAGGATGTGAGGCAGGCAAAAATGCACTATTACTTTGGgttccatttatttgtttgtttacttagtTTACAGTCCATCATTCTCACTGAGACAAGGCAGAAAACACAATTTTAATGAATGCAATAAAACAGAAAGTCAGCATGGTAtggtaattaagagcaggtggactgtaatcgtgagaactggatttgattccccactcctccagttgagtggtgaactcttacctggtgaactggatttgttttcccactcctgcccatgaagcctgctgagggaccttgggctacttactgttctctctctcagcccacctacttagcaaggtgtctgttgtcaggagaggaagggaaaaggagtttgtaagctgctctgagactaccttacaggagagaaaggtgggttataaatccaaagtcttcttctcttTTATGACAATACAGTtaacaatga from Sphaerodactylus townsendi isolate TG3544 linkage group LG01, MPM_Stown_v2.3, whole genome shotgun sequence harbors:
- the TMEM247 gene encoding transmembrane protein 247, translating into MTDEPKETPRDPHSSSDFSNFETESVHHTDKEIQADLDHTSNLEESEFSYQGGISEFKEMQAGIEFAVQITPLKNTKKHREKMDPARDTPASSYIPDDVMETLNNKNPADRLAVTTQRGTSGLLPETSSRMAEISSLEGMGQLPIRQITAVDVDLEKIKLDGAMTRMRYRHEENEKKRRHEEKMERIRHQAISQSIGQELHELLQPQNQYALIFFCFIFIHIIYTVRELAFYFITKHHLLCCVIVLYFIFKKTVLGCRNKKK